The Streptomyces achromogenes genome window below encodes:
- a CDS encoding polyprenol monophosphomannose synthase, whose amino-acid sequence MNDGDGTLAAQDRGRTFGPLGTALVIIPTYNEAENIKSIVGRVREAVPEAHVLVADDNSPDGTGRLADELAAADDQVRVLHRKGKEGLGAAYLAGFRWGLDNGYGVLIEMDADGSHQPEELPRLLTALKGADLVLGSRWVPGGRVVNWPRSREVISRGGSLYSRLALDLPLRDITGGYRAFRRETLEGLGLDEVASQGYCFQVDLARRAVKGGFHVVEVPITFVEREHGDSKMSRDILVEALWRVTAWGVGERVGRITGRTADQPERPQAPAKSHSEG is encoded by the coding sequence GTGAACGACGGCGACGGGACCCTCGCGGCACAGGACCGGGGGAGGACGTTCGGTCCGCTCGGCACGGCCTTGGTGATCATCCCGACCTACAACGAGGCGGAGAACATCAAGAGCATCGTCGGCCGGGTGCGGGAGGCTGTTCCCGAGGCCCACGTCCTCGTCGCCGACGACAACAGCCCCGACGGCACCGGGCGGCTCGCCGACGAGCTGGCCGCCGCGGACGACCAGGTCAGGGTGCTGCACCGCAAGGGCAAGGAGGGCCTCGGCGCCGCCTACCTCGCGGGGTTCCGCTGGGGCCTGGACAACGGCTACGGCGTACTGATCGAGATGGACGCCGACGGATCCCACCAGCCCGAGGAACTGCCGCGGCTGCTCACCGCGCTCAAGGGCGCCGACCTGGTCCTCGGCTCGCGCTGGGTGCCGGGCGGCCGGGTGGTGAACTGGCCCAGGTCCCGCGAGGTCATCTCGCGCGGCGGCAGCCTCTACTCCCGCCTCGCCCTCGACCTGCCGCTGCGGGACATCACCGGCGGCTACCGGGCCTTCCGCCGCGAGACCCTCGAAGGGCTGGGCCTGGACGAGGTCGCCTCCCAGGGCTACTGCTTCCAGGTCGACCTGGCCCGCCGCGCGGTCAAGGGCGGCTTCCACGTCGTCGAGGTCCCCATCACCTTCGTCGAGCGCGAGCACGGCGACTCCAAGATGAGCCGCGACATCCTCGTCGAGGCCCTGTGGCGGGTCACGGCCTGGGGCGTGGGGGAGCGGGTCGGCAGGATCACCGGGCGCACAGCCGACCAGCCCGAGCGTCCGCAGGCGCCCGCCAAGTCGCACAGCGAAGGCTGA
- a CDS encoding Lrp/AsnC family transcriptional regulator: MEELDRQIVQLLVKDGRMSYTDLGKATGLSTSAVHQRVRRLEQRGVIRGYAAVVDSEAVGLPLTAFISVKPFDPSAPDDIAERLADVPEIEACHSVAGDENYILKVRVATPHELEELLGRLRALAGVSTRTTVVLSTPYEARPPRI; this comes from the coding sequence ATGGAGGAGCTGGACCGACAAATCGTGCAGCTGCTCGTCAAGGACGGGCGGATGAGCTACACCGATCTGGGCAAGGCCACGGGCCTGTCCACATCTGCCGTGCACCAGCGGGTGCGCAGGCTGGAACAGCGCGGCGTCATCCGCGGATACGCGGCCGTCGTCGACTCGGAGGCCGTCGGGCTGCCCCTGACCGCGTTCATCTCGGTGAAGCCGTTCGACCCCAGCGCCCCCGACGACATCGCCGAGCGACTGGCGGACGTGCCGGAGATCGAGGCCTGCCACAGCGTGGCCGGCGACGAGAACTACATCCTCAAGGTGCGCGTGGCCACCCCGCACGAACTGGAGGAACTGCTGGGGCGGCTCAGGGCGCTCGCGGGAGTGTCGACGCGCACCACGGTCGTCCTGTCCACCCCCTACGAGGCCCGGCCGCCGCGGATCTGA
- a CDS encoding amidohydrolase — MSEHAPEPKTVLLRRGEVHSPADPFATAMVVERGQVAWVGSEGAADAFAGGVDEVVDLDGALVTPAFTDAHVHTTSTGLALTGLDLSAAPSLTAALALVREFAVSRPRDKVLLGHGWDASRWPEGRPPRREELDEAAGGRPLYLSRIDVHSAAVTTALLALAPRARDAAGFADGEPLTRDAHHTVRAAAFAAVTPAQRTEAQRTALAHAASLGIGSVHECAGPEISSEDDFTGLLRLAAEACGPRVVGYWAERDVDKARELGALGAAGDLFVDGALGSHTACLHTPYADAGHTGAAYLDADDVAAHVAACTEAGLQAGFHAIGDAAVTAVVEGVRAAAEKVGLARIRAARHRVEHAEMLTPETVAAFAELGLTASVQPAFDALWGGEQGMYAQRLGEDRARTLNPFAALLRAGVPLAFGSDSPVTPLDPWGTVRAAAFHRTAEHRVSARAAFTAHTRGGWRAVGRDDAGVLVPGAPADYAVWRTDELVVQAPDDRVARWSTDPRSGTPGLPDLTPGNDLPVCLRTVVGGRTVFVRPSE, encoded by the coding sequence ATGAGTGAGCACGCCCCCGAGCCGAAGACCGTCCTGCTCCGCCGAGGAGAGGTCCACAGCCCCGCCGATCCCTTCGCGACCGCGATGGTCGTCGAACGCGGCCAGGTCGCCTGGGTCGGCTCCGAGGGGGCCGCCGACGCCTTCGCCGGCGGTGTCGACGAGGTGGTCGACCTGGACGGCGCCCTCGTCACCCCGGCGTTCACCGACGCCCATGTGCACACCACGTCCACCGGCCTCGCGCTCACCGGACTCGACCTGTCCGCGGCTCCCTCCCTGACGGCCGCGCTCGCCCTGGTGCGCGAGTTCGCGGTGTCCCGCCCGCGGGACAAGGTGCTGCTGGGCCATGGCTGGGACGCCTCCCGCTGGCCGGAGGGCCGCCCGCCCCGGCGCGAGGAACTGGACGAGGCCGCCGGCGGCCGGCCGCTCTACCTCAGCCGGATCGACGTCCACTCCGCCGCGGTCACCACCGCCCTGCTGGCACTCGCCCCCCGGGCCCGGGACGCGGCCGGCTTCGCCGACGGCGAGCCGCTCACCCGCGACGCCCACCACACGGTCCGCGCCGCCGCGTTCGCAGCCGTGACGCCCGCCCAGCGCACCGAGGCCCAGCGGACCGCCCTCGCCCACGCCGCCTCGCTCGGCATCGGCTCCGTCCACGAGTGCGCCGGCCCGGAGATCTCCTCCGAGGACGACTTCACCGGCCTGCTGCGGCTCGCCGCCGAGGCGTGCGGCCCGCGCGTCGTCGGCTACTGGGCGGAGCGCGACGTCGACAAGGCCCGCGAGCTCGGCGCCCTCGGGGCGGCGGGAGACCTGTTCGTCGACGGAGCCCTCGGCTCCCACACCGCCTGTCTGCACACCCCGTACGCCGACGCCGGGCACACCGGAGCCGCCTACCTGGACGCCGACGACGTCGCCGCCCATGTGGCGGCCTGCACCGAAGCAGGGCTCCAGGCGGGCTTCCACGCCATCGGCGACGCCGCCGTCACGGCCGTCGTCGAGGGCGTCCGCGCGGCCGCCGAGAAGGTCGGCCTCGCCCGGATCCGCGCCGCCCGCCACCGGGTGGAGCACGCGGAGATGCTCACGCCCGAGACCGTCGCCGCCTTCGCCGAACTGGGCCTCACCGCCTCCGTCCAGCCCGCCTTCGACGCCCTGTGGGGCGGCGAACAGGGCATGTACGCGCAGCGGCTGGGCGAGGACCGGGCGAGGACCCTGAACCCGTTCGCCGCCCTGCTGCGGGCCGGCGTTCCGCTCGCCTTCGGCTCCGACAGCCCGGTCACCCCGCTCGACCCGTGGGGGACCGTGCGCGCCGCCGCCTTCCACCGGACCGCGGAACACCGCGTCTCCGCGCGCGCCGCGTTCACCGCGCACACCCGCGGCGGCTGGCGCGCGGTCGGCCGCGACGACGCGGGGGTGCTGGTCCCGGGCGCGCCCGCCGACTACGCGGTCTGGCGCACGGACGAACTCGTGGTCCAGGCCCCCGACGACCGGGTCGCCCGCTGGTCCACCGACCCCCGTTCCGGGACCCCGGGACTGCCCGATCTGACGCCCGGGAACGACCTCCCGGTGTGTCTGCGCACCGTGGTCGGCGGCCGGACGGTGTTCGTGCGGCCGAGCGAGTGA